CCCGCCAGGAAAAGACTTACTGGTTCAGTCCTATGATAGAAAGCCCTTTGGTGCATTGGATCATTCCCCGGATGCTGCAAACAGCCAATGCCGAAAAGCTGGCTCATCCGAAGGAGCTGGAAGCCATGCTACCCCTATGGCCGCGTATAAAAGTACCGGTGCATTACCTGCAAGGCGCGAATGACGAACTGGTGTACACCAGCAATGCACCGTTCGCCCGGGAGAAGATGGTAAATGTTCCCTTCCTAAGTATAGACCTGATTCCCGGCAGGGGCCACCTGATTGCCTTTAATGAGCGCGAACGCATCCGCAACAGTATTCTACAGATGCTTAGCAGGGCGCGGCAGTATTGAGTCGCTCCTTTACATTATCACGGCATGGTTTTATTTTACCTTTTGTTATGCCCGAAAAGACTTTATCCATAAGAATAGGAACCAGCAATGTTGTACTGCCTTTTAATAAAACGCAGTTTCCGCCGGAGTTTCAATCCAGCTCCCGCCTGACTTATTATGCCAGCCTGTTCAATACCGTTGAGATAAACAGCTCCTTTTATAAGGTACCTCAATTCAAAACCTTCGCCCGCTGGGCAGCAGAAGTCCCGGAAGATTTCCGGTTTACCGTTAAGTTATGGAAGGAGATCACACATGTGAAAGGTCTTGCGTTTAAGGAAGAAGATGTTGTAGCCTTTATGCAGGCGGCGGAAGGGTTGGGAGATAAAAAGGGCTGCCTGCTGGTGCAGTTTCCTGGATCTGTTACCGTTTCGCTTTATTCAAAAGTGGAGAGGTTGCTGGAATTACTGCACGAGATTGGGGGTTGGCAGGTGGTGGTGGAGTTTCGTCATAATAGCTGGTATATAGGCGAGGTATACGAGATGCTGGATGAGTTTGGGTTCTCCGTGGTGTTGCATGATATGAAAAAGTCTGAGACCTGGGAGTTGAATAAGAAGGCGAAAGTGGTGTATGTCAGGTTTCATGGTACGGAGG
The Filimonas effusa genome window above contains:
- a CDS encoding DUF72 domain-containing protein, with protein sequence MPEKTLSIRIGTSNVVLPFNKTQFPPEFQSSSRLTYYASLFNTVEINSSFYKVPQFKTFARWAAEVPEDFRFTVKLWKEITHVKGLAFKEEDVVAFMQAAEGLGDKKGCLLVQFPGSVTVSLYSKVERLLELLHEIGGWQVVVEFRHNSWYIGEVYEMLDEFGFSVVLHDMKKSETWELNKKAKVVYVRFHGTEANYGGSYSDGELEKVRERILAWVDEGKEVYVYFNNTRGDGFGNARTISNCI